The Drosophila subpulchrella strain 33 F10 #4 breed RU33 unplaced genomic scaffold, RU_Dsub_v1.1 Primary Assembly Seq268, whole genome shotgun sequence DNA window TAGGAAGTGAATGTCTTAAGCTTAGAAGAAATATTATACTGTATCAATAAAGAGACCCCATACCTGTACACCCCAGGTTATCGTTCTTTAAGTGGGCTAACTAATCGAAAAACCATATACATATACTGTACTATACTTTATACATACACGAGTACATCAAGATATAAAgcgaaataaattttaattaaatcgtaAAGCAATGAGTTTTATTTTCATACGGAGGGCACATACGGTGTACTATCTTCGAACCATATATTCCGTTTGGTGAAGAGTTCTAAATTATTTGAGAATCATTTGGAATGGCAACATAATGCTTATAAGCTTATCAAAAATTTGATTGTTATATTCATATTTCAAAGACGGAGTAAATGTAGTGGTAAGTTTATCAAAGTTCCCCTACATGAAGGAGATGTCCGCTTCAAGCCAAAGATTTCTGGAACAGGAAAAGTTGTAGATATGGACATGAGTTTGTATTGGGTATCTGGACTTACGGATTGAAGAAGGGTGAGCGTGGCGGATACGTTCTTTTGGGTGGTGGACAAAAGATGGGATCCAGCTTGTCAtcattggttatatgaaaacAGGGATGATGGTTCTGATCCCAGTCCGATGACTTTTCATTCGGACGGTAGCCATCTGCCGAGTGCTCGATCTTTACGTGAACACTGAGATGATCTTGAAGGAGGAACACCTTGTCGCAGAGATGGCATTGGAAGTGTCCATCTGTGCTGGGCACATGAGCCTCATGGAATCTCTTGTAATGCTGATGCAGCTCCAGCGATGATCGCATTCCGCGCCCGCAGAGATCGCAGATTTGGCTGTGACAGGCCACCGGCTGTGGAAAGTGGGTGGTCAGGTGGTCATCCAGCTTTTCAATGGCATCGAAGGTCTGCTCGCACATCAGGCACGTAACGTTCACTCCAGACAAGTCTGTCTCCATTATATTGGCCTGCTAATCAtgaattaattattattaattactCACACTTAATTTCACAATAAAAATAAGTACATATGAACGGAAAAGATCCTTTAGGAATGGAAAAACTATTAATTCATAAATTTTTACGCACTCTACAATCTCCTTGGGTTCCAATATCACTGTTAAAATTAAGGCTTCACTACACCACTCTCTTGACTAATTTTTATTACTCCGTCTTCCTTTTTTCCAGAGAATTTTCTGGAAAAAAGGAAGACGGAGTAATAAAAATTAGTCAAGAGAGTGGTGTAGTGAAGCCTTAATTTTAACAGTGATATTGGAACCCAAGGAGATTGTAGAGTGCGTAAAAATTTATGAATTAATAGTTTTTCCATTCCTAAAGGATCTTTTCCGTTCATATGTACTTATTTTTATTGTGAAATTAAGTGTGagtaattaataataattaattcaTGATTAGCAGGCCAATATAATGGAGACAGACTTGTCTGGAGTGAACGTTACGTGCCTGATGTGCGA harbors:
- the LOC119559623 gene encoding uncharacterized zinc finger protein CG12744-like, with the translated sequence METDLSGVNVTCLMCEQTFDAIEKLDDHLTTHFPQPVACHSQICDLCGRGMRSSLELHQHYKRFHEAHVPSTDGHFQCHLCDKVFLLQDHLSVHVKIEHSADGYRPNEKSSDWDQNHHPCFHITNDDKLDPIFCPPPKRTYPPRSPFFNPNLWLEADISFM